In a single window of the Rhizoctonia solani chromosome 16, complete sequence genome:
- a CDS encoding EF-hand 1, calcium-binding site protein, translating into MADLLDDDGAVSQKVLYDGPGADILQILYAEASATYVSTTVDLPRGKRVDGGVWAGRLGPGYEWRSFPDETKEEMKDTLDVDDQGNLTFNGFIQIYQLQTENDEEETWRDLSAHGFDRNLILVSTRRETDHKADTSGIFTPTARAETPEPNTQSGRRNAGKSVQLLDSSGTVSKKFEAALAHIFHKYSKPTSAKSSSTTIDMSHSVSKIDLNKTPTKIRPQLPSQTSGVLTEAGLDAWARDTMGHSWSADTKEEFKSTLDVNERGELTFRGFVQIYQLQAESDEAETWRDLSAHGFDRDLNLVSTRREDVETPVPTPQVLIWIRASDCGFGGRLALAPMEGILQALINN; encoded by the exons ATGGCAGAC TTGCTGGACGATGACGGTGCTGTTTCTCAAAAGGTGC TTTATGACGGCCCTGGCGCAGATATTCTCCAAATACTGTACGCCGAGGCCTCCGCCACATACGTCTCCACAACGGTTGATCTCCCTCGTGGAAAACGCGTGGATGGAGGAGTGTGGGCTGGACGATTGGGCCCGGGATACGAATGGCGCTCCTTTCCGGATGAGACCAAGGAGGAGATGAAGGACACCTTGGATGTGGACGATCAGGGGAACTTGAC GTTTAATGGGTTTATTCAGATATATCAGTTGCAGACTGAGAACGATGAAGAAGAGACGTGGAGGGATCTT TCTGCTCACGGATTCGACCGAAACCTGATTCTCGTATCGACACGAAGAGAAACTGACCACAAGGCCGATACATCTGGAATAT TCACACCAACCGCCCGCGCCGAAACACCCGAACCAAACACCCAATCAGGACGCCGCAACGCCGGGAAATCCGTCCAGTTGCTCGACAGCAGCGGAACCGTCTCCAAGAAG TTTGAAGCAGCACTCGCGCACATTTTCCACAAGTACAGCAAACCGACCTCGGCCAAGTCGTCCTCGACGACGATCGACATGAGCCACTCGGTCTCTAAAATCGACTTGAACAAGACTCCGACGAAGATCCGGCCCCAGCTGCCTTCGCAAACTTCAGGCGTGTTGACAGAGGCTGGACTGGACGCTTGGGCGCGCGACACGATGGGCCACTCGTGGTCTGCGGATACAAAAGAGGAATTCAAGTCGACGTTGGACGTGAACGAGCGAGGAGAGTTGACGTTTAGAGGGTTTGTTCAGATTTATCAGCTTCAGGCGGAGAGCGATGAAGCTGAGACTTGGCGTGACTTG AGCGCACATGGATTCGATAGGGATTTGAATCTTGTTTCGACTAGGCGAGAAGATGTCGAGACGCCTGTTCCTACGCCACAGGTTTTAATATGGATACGGGCGAGTGATTGTGGGTTTGGAGGTCGTCTTGCGTTGGCGCCCATGGAGGGCATTTTACAAGCTCTTATAAACAACTAG
- a CDS encoding methyltransferase domain protein: MLEPAHTTKHLPFLHIPFREHVFVLAQADDGVSNGTTLWLGGQLLAAYIASLPTPPKPPLVSSSWEVVLVSPRMSSLPPRYFPQHRFFPPFFSLVLASLGYHVLATDGHPSVLALLTQNIQRNAQNLPGSVQVRELDWCVPPERWDWSDPSSITSPRAYIGDPELRVAPPVFDLIVTADTLYVPHLTPHLLRTLDHLQALTPVTGSSLSSPSSDSNHQPKVTPIVPTTDDACCVRASRPCSYRRRSRTHPRLAHSDTAQKAFKGFTKSGLEMGRK, from the exons ATGCTAGAACCCGCCCATACTACCAAACACCTCCCCTTTCTCCACATTCCCTTCCGCGAACATGTGTTTGTTCTTGCACAGGCCGATGATGGTGTGTCCAATGGTACCACACTCTGGTTGGGAGGCCAGCTCTTAGCGGCATACATCGCTTCGCTTCCGACACCGCCTAAACCACCGCTCGTGTCATCGAGCTGGGAAGTGGTATTGGTTTCACCGCGTATGTCCAGTCTTCCTCCTCGCTACTTTCCCCAACACCGCTTTTTTCCTCCTTTTTTTAGCCTTGTACTCGCAAGTTTGGGCTACCACGTCCTCGCAACAGACGGACACCCCTCAGTCCTCGCTCTCCTCACCCAAAACATCCAGCGAAACGCTCAGAACTTACCGGGCTCTGTTCAAGTCCGCGAGCTTGACTGGTGTGTTCCGCCCGAACGTTGGGACTGGTCCGATCCGAGCAGTATAACCTCACCACGCGCATATA TAGGTGATCCTGAACTTCGAGTTGCTCCCCCGGTCTTTGATCTGATCGTCACGGCCGATACTCTCTATGTACCTCACCTCACCCCGCACCTCCTCCGCACACTCGACCATCTCCAGGCACTGACACCTGTCACTGGTTCATCATTATCCTCTCCCAGCTCGGACTCCAACCACCAGCCAAAGGTCACACCAATCGTGCCGACAACCGACGACGCTTGTTGCGTTCGAGCGTCGAGACCCTGCTCTTATCGACGCCGCTCTCGCACTCATCCCCGGCTCGCTCACTCGGATACCGCACAAAAAGCTTTCAAAGGCTTTACAAAGAGCgggctggaaatgggacGCAAGTGA
- a CDS encoding DEAD/DEAH box helicase: MSRTPLSIESLVEKQKAEQEAASKPKFLTREERAKLAIERRAAEIRTLSRPKDVEMRDGRYDREKDRDRIETGTGTEGISMEVDVNDERNRKRDDRRPAFQNGIPTGPRAERDKDKGAPPPPPPKSGTPPPPPPPSDAPFVPPISDTDLSAIRSRYLGVDKKKRKIRKMNDRKFVFDWDEQEDTGSTQQSSAVMFGRGHLAGMEDGGGERMADAKERRAAARHGADERHWSDKPLNEMKERDWRIFREDFSIACGNIPFPLRSWTESEIPQAILDVISAIGYEEPSPIQRQAIPIGLQNRDVIGIAETGSGKTASFVIPMLVYIQSLPALDDVNRHLGPYALILAPTRELAQQIEAETRKFATPLGYKCVSIVGGRAVEEQQFNLREGAEIIIATPGRLKDVIDRHVLVLSQCTYVVMDEADRMVHLGFEADLTFILDALPAESLKVEDEMDLDGRHGVVRDSSGQKGKTRVTTLFSATMPPAVERLARKYLRRPAVITIGEAGRAVESVEQRVEFVIGDDKKKARLLDILNNGGFQPPIIVFVNQKKTADMVAKDLSRAGWSTSTLHSGKNQEQREAALQALRTGEADVLVATDLAGRGIDVQDVSLVINYQMANTIEAYVHRIGSVPESDDLISNLVHVREAHGLGLHDAVWVRDTQEIKRYPKTEPNERLTRSQSTMTRKDTSHSNFRLADLVTIMNGFCGSFSIFSSARFLISHDESELYAALAFPLAASSRWRQSSSLLGQELDSLADLISFGVAPALLAFTIGFRTLLDQIVLTVFICCGLARLARFNATVASVPKDATGKSKYFEGLPIPSSLTLVGLMTYWLWGKPGGNGEVHTAAVVFGCWAAAMVSKTLHVPKP; this comes from the exons ATGTCAAGAACGCCGCTCTCGATCGAATCGTTGGTGGAAAAGCAAAAGGCCGAGCAGGAGGCGGCGTCCAAGCCCAAGTTTTTGACGCGCGAAGAGAGGGCGAAGCTTGCGATCGAACGGAGGGCGGCGGAGATTAGG ACATTGAGTCGGCCAAAGGATGTCGAGATGCGCGATGGGAGGTATGACAGGGAAAAGGACCGAGATAGGATCGAGACCGGGACCGGGACAGAGGGGATAAGTATGGAGGTCGATGTAA ACGATGAACGCAATCGAAAACGAGACGACCGCAGGCCAGCGTTCCAAAACGGCATTCCTACTGGCCCACGAGCAGAACgagacaaggacaagggcgctccacctccacctcccccGAAATCAGGCACTCCCccgccccctccacctcccagCGACGCACCATTCGTTCCACCCATCTCGGACACGGATCTTTCAGCGATCCGGTCGCGGTACCTGGGGGTCGACAAGAAAAAGCGTAAAATACGCAAGATGAACGACCGCAAGTTTGTGTTTGACTGGGATGAACAGGAGGACACAGGCTCGACTCAGCAGTCCAGCGCTGTTATGTTTGGACGAGGTCATCTCGCCGGGATGGAGGATGGTGGAGGGGAGAGGATGGCGGACGCCAAGGAGCGAAGGGCTGCTGCTAGGCACGGGGCGGACGAGAGGCATTGGAGTGACAAGCCTCTGAACGAGATGAAGGAGCGAGATTGGCGAATCTTTAGGGAGGACTTTAGTATTGCTT GTGGAAATATTCCCTTCCCCTTGCGTTCCTGGACCGAGTCCGAGATTCCCCAAGCGATTCTCGATGTAATTTCTGCGATAGGGTACGAAGAGCCCTCACCTATTCAGCGTCAAGCTATCCCGATAGGTCTTCAAAACCGAGATGTAATCGGCATTGCAGAAACAGGTTCCGGTAAAACAGCATCGTTCGTCATTCCTATGCTAGTATACATTCAATCTCTCCCTGCTCTCGACGATGTCAACCGACACTTGGGTCCTTATGCACTCATCCTTGCACCAACGCGTGAATTGGCTCAACAGATTGAAGCAGAGACGAGAAAGTTTGCCACTCCCCTGGGTTACAAGTGCGTTTCGATTGTCGGTGGACGGGCAGTGGAGGAGCAACAGTTCAACCTCCGCGAGGGTGCGGAAATTATCATCGCTACGCCCGGTCGTTTAAAGGACGTTATCGACCGACACGTCCTTGTCCTCTCTCAATGCACATACGTGGTAATGGACGAAGCAGACCGAATGGTGCATCTTGGTTTCGAAGCGGACCTTACATTCATCTTGGATGCTCTGCCAGCTGAAAGCCTCAAAGTCGAGGACGAAATGGACTTGGACGGTAGACATGGAGTCGTACGAGACTCGAGCGGGCAAAAGGGCAAGACCCGAGTGACAACGCTCTTTTCGGCCACTATGCCCCCTGCTGTAGAACGCCTGGCGAGAAAGTACTTGAGGCGGCCAGCAGTTATTACCATCGGTGAGGCCGGAAGGGCTGTGGAGAGTGTGGAGCAGCGAGTCGAGTTTGTTATTGGAGACGATAAGAAAAA AGCTCGGCTATTGGACATTCTCAACAACGGAGGGTTCCAACCTCCTATCATTGTGTTCGTCAATCAGAAGAAGACAGCGGATATGGTTGCAAAGGATTTGTCCCGCGCTGGC TGGAGCACGTCAACCCTGCACTCTGGAAAAAACCAAGAGCAGCGAGAAGCTGCGTTGCAAGCTCTGCGTACAGGCGAGGCCGACGTGCTTGTCGCAACAGACCTGGCAGGACGTGGTATTGATGTGCAAGACGTCTCGCTGGTCATCAACTACCAGATGGCGAACACAATTGAGGCTTATGTCCATCGTATTG GGTCGGTTCCAGAGTCGGACGATCTTATCTCTAATCTTGTGCACGTGCGAGAAGCGCACGGCCTCGGATTGCATGACGCAGTTTGGGTCCGGGATACTC AGGAAATCAAGCGCTACCCCAAGACCGAGCCGAACGAAAGGCTGACGCGCTCGCAAAGTACAATGACACGGAAGGACACTTCTCACTC GAACTTCCGCCTGGCTGACCTGGTGACGATCATGAACGGCTTCTGCGGCTCGTTTTCGATCTTCTCGTCCGCACGTTTCCTCATCAGCCACGACGAATCCGAACTCTACGCCGCCCTCGCTTTCCCACTCGCGGCCTCAT CCCGGTGGAGACAGAGCTCCAGTCTACTTGGCCAGGAGTTGGACAGTCTTGCGGATTTG ATATCATTCGGAGTGGCTCCTGCATTGTTGGCGTTTACGATCGGTTTCCGCACGCTATTGGATCAAATCGTTTTGACTGTCTTTATCTGCTGTGGTCTTGCGCGGCTAGCGCGCTTCAACGCCACCGTGGCCTCGGTCCCCAAAGACGCAACCGGAAAATCCAAGTACTTTGAAGGTTTACCCATCCCTTCGTCGCTCACTCTTGTCGGTCTCATGACCTATTGG CTTTGGGGCAAGCCTGGTGGGAACGGCGAGGTCCACACGGCTGCCGTTGTATTCGGATGCTGGGCTGCGGCGATGGTGAGCAAGACGCTTCATGTACCTAAGCCTTGA